From the Saccharomonospora marina XMU15 genome, the window AGCCGCGACGTGCTGGCCGGCACCCCGCTCGCCGCCAGGGTCAACCCGGCGTGGAGTGTGGGACACAACCTGATCGAGTTCACCTTCCTCGACCCGAGGGCGCGAGAGGTCTACCCCGACTGGAATGAGATCAGCACGCAGGCCGTCGCAGGTTTGCGCGCCACCGCGGCCACGCGTGGCGCGGAGCTTGACGGCTTCGTGGCGGGGATGCGTGAGCGCAGTGAGACGTTCCGGGCACTGTGGGACTCCCACGACGTGCACGACCGCGTGACGGGTGAGAAACAGCTGCGCGTCGACGGCGTCGGCCTCGTCCGTCTCAGCTTCGAGACCTTCGCGATTGCCGGACCCGAGGGGCACGTGCTGTACGTGTACTTCCTGCAACCCGGCAGCGAGAACCACGAAGCACTCAGCAGCCTCGGCTGAGCAACTCGGTGCGCGACTACCGGTGCCTCGGCGAATCGCGAAAGCCCAGCAGGAACGTGCGATCGTCCACGGCGACGAGGCGGACTACCCTACACCCGGCCAAGTGATCCCCGCGGGGGATCGTAACCACTGGTGGGTTCGGCGAAAGCAGAGCAGCGCCGACGCGTCCCACCTGCCCGCCAAACCAACCTGGAACGCCGGCCAGGCCGCGGTACTCCCTTCCCAGCTTCGCTAGCCCGCAGACCCACGCGAGACACGGCCGACACATCCGAACCGCAAAGCAGATCTGCTTCGCACACCGAAGATTCGCAGCTTGCTCCGGCATCCTGCCCGCCGCGTGGCAGGTGCTGCCCGCAAGCGGAGTCGAGGCTGACCCGTTCAGCGACAGGACGGAGCGCTACGGAAGCGGCCGTCGATCACGTTCATGCTGTCCTTGTGGCGCTATGGAGACGCACTCGCATGCCACTGGGTCGCTGCAGCTACGCCCGAGCCGATGACAGTGCCCGATGAAGTGCCCGTGGGCAGCTGGCGCCGCGTCTGCTGGGACATGAGATGTGCTCCTGATCGCCCGCTGGTGCCAGCTGCGGTTGCGACCGAGAAGGCCGGCTCGTACCGAAGCGACGTGTCGACGAAACTCTGTTGTTGTGGTGGGCTCAGTGGGTGAGAGCATGCCGCCGCCCGTGGGCACCCGCAGACAGCAGCCATTGAGCGATCACCGGACGGCTCTCAGGGCTGATGTCGACGAAGCGCCTGCGGCGGTCGGTCAACGTCCTCGTGGTCCCCGTGGTCCTCGTGCCACAACAAGACCCGTTGCGGCTGCGGTCGCTCACAACCAGGCTCACCGTGGTCGGGCGCTACACCCAGCATCCCGGCCAGTTGACAGACAGTCAGCGGACCGAACGCCGCGAATGGCCACGACCGGCCAACCTGACTCGACCGGTGCACTCATCAGGCGCCGAGCGAGCGGACGCTGGAGTCCGACGCGCGTGGGAGTCCGACGCGCGTGCCGGTGCAGCCCGGGGCGGCCTGGCCGCCGAAGCGGCCAACGCGGGGCCGTACCTGCGTAAGACCGACCCGCGCGCGACGCGCTGCCATGGGCCAACGCGGGTCGCCGTATCTGCATGAGAGGCCGACCGGAACCTGACCTGGGGATTAGCGTTCCCGCCGCTATGCTGACGTGCGGAAATGCTTGATCAGGTAAGTGCCCCCGGCAGGACTCGAACCTGCGACCTAGAGATTAGAAGGCTCTTGCTCTATCCAGCTGAGCTACGAGGGCCCAGTGGCGGTCGTTGCTGGTCACGCCACGTAACTCCAGCTTAGCCACCACTGTCGATCTGATCGTTCGAGACCGGCCATTCGTTTCACCCCTCACCCATACTGGTGACGTCAGGCGTCGCTGCAGGTGAGCAATGACACACCGGCCGCCGATTCTCGAGCCACGGCGGCCGCGGGCATACGGCGGTCGAACGTATGCCCGCGACCAGGGCCGCGGCGTATCGCCTCGCGACCCCCCGGAGCACCCGGCCGCTCACCGTTCCCCATTCGCGGCAACCGCGTGCCCAGCACCTGACGTGTCGGTCGGTATCCGTTCCAGCGGTGGTTCTGCCGTCAGTCGGGCAATGTGGCGTGCTCCGCGGCGAGTACCGTCGAACTCCCGTGACGTCAGTTCCATATCTGGATCGCTCGCACGACGTAGGGACTTCGTGGCACGAACGTTCCGGGCCCGGGATAGGTGCTGAAGTCGGCCTCTGTGGAGCACTCGCGATCCTGATATACGGTCACATGCCGATCGATGTGGTTGGCGAACGCGTTCGCTTCGAAACCGTCGGGAAATGGCATGCACTCCTCGGGGTTTGTGTTGCGCAAGTCGAAGCGTATGACGGCTCCGCCGTAGTCCGGCTCAGGCCAGCTGCAGAACTCTCCTTTCTGGCAGGAGTGTGCCTGCGACGGTGAAGGAGTCGGTGATTGCGTCGCATTCGCGGCCGTCGATCCGGACAGCAACAGTGTTGTCAGCACCAGGACACCGGGCAGCCAGGTTCGTAGGAATGCAAGATGACTGTGCATCGTGTCGATCCTCCTGTCGCTTCAGGGAATGGATTCGTTCGGGTTGGCAGGTGGAGTCAACGATGCCGAATTGCCGAGTGCGGGGTCACCGGAAATTTGCGTGACTGTGGATAAGTAGACGCGCGCAACTCGTTCGAGTGGCAGTTATCCACAAGAACATGGAAGGCTGGTGCGCGCAGGTGCGAAATGCTAACGGGATGGGGCGGCGGTGGATTCCCGTACAACGAGTTCCGTCGGCAGGGTGAGTGGCTTCGGCGGCTTGCGTCCGGCCAGCAACCGCAGCGCCAGTTCTCCCGCCACCGTGCCCTTGCGCACCAGATCCTGCCGCACCGTCGTCAGCGGGGGTTCCGCCCACCTCGCGGGTGGTGTGTCGTCGAAGCCGACCACCGACAGCTCCTGCGGGACCCGCAACCCGAGGTGCCGCGCGGCCGACAGCGCCGCGAGTGCGAGTTCGTCCGACATACACAGCAGCGCGGTCAGCCGAGGTCGCGATCGCAGCAGCCCCACCGTCGCGTGGAATGCCTGCTCGCGCGAGATTCCGGAGGTCTCCCACACGGGCACCTCTTCACCCGGCACCCCTGCCGAGGCCAGGACCTCGAGGTATCCCGCCAGGCGGTCGCGGTTGTCGCGAAACCGGCTACTCAAGGCCTCGGCGATCGACAGCGGGCCGTCCCTGGGCTCCGACAGGCACTGGGCCGAAAGGACGCCGACCTGCCGGTGCCCCAGCTCCACCAGATGCCGCGCGGCGGCCATGGCGCCGCCGGTGTCGTCGACCTCCACCCGCGCCGACCCGGAAACCACCGGCTGGTCGATCACCACCAGCGGCAGCCCTCGATCCCGCACGGCCCGCAGTGCCGGCGCGCCGTCCGCCAGCGAGTAAGCCACCGCCAGGTCGGCCTGCGCCGACAGCACCCGCTGCGCGCGCGGCCCCCCGTGATCCCCGCCCGGCAACAGGAGCAATGCGTGCCCCTCGGCGTCCACCACGGCAGCCAGTGCATCGAGCGTGATCGAAAGGGCCGGATCGGAGAACGCGGAGGAAAGGCCGGTGTCCAACATGAAGGCGATGGCATCTGCTCGCTTCGTCGCGAGACTGCGCGCCACCGGGTCCGGGCCGGGGTAACCCAGCCGCCTGGCCGCCCGCAGCACCTCGTCTCGCAGCTCCGCCGAAAGCTGATCGGGCCGGTTGTAGGCATTGGAGACCGTGGCCCTGGACACACCGACGGCCTGCGCGACGTCGTCCAGAGTCGGCTGCTTCCGCCGCGTGCTTGCCACACGCGAAGCCTAGTCGACACGCAAACCCCCTTGCGGTTCTGAAGCGCTTAAGACAGGCTGGGGCAAGGCTTACTGCCGGGTAAGGGGGTGTCGAGGTGGCGCGAAGGATGTCGGTTGTGCTGATCTTCGCGTTCAACGGAGCCACACTCGGCAGTTGGGCACCGCGCACGCCCGCGCTCGCGGAGCAGATCGATGCTGGACCGGGCAGGTTCGGCCTCGCTCTGCTGGCGGGCAGCGTCGGCATGTTGCTCGCGGCGGCGATGTCCGGCCGACTCGTCGAGCGCTTCGGCAGCAGGGCCGTCATCGTCGCCTCCGGTCTCGCCGTCTGCGGCGTTCTGCCGTTGCTGGGTTACGCACCGTCCCTGGCGTGGTTCGGCATCGCGTTGTTCGGGCTCGGCATGACGTCGGGAGCGCTCGACGTGGCCATGAACATGGCTGGTGTCGTCGTGGAGCGCTGGGAAGGCAAGCCGATCATGCCGCTGTTCCACGCCGGATTCAGCTTCGGTGCGCTCGCCGGTTCCGGCATGGCAGCGCTGGCCGCCGCCGCGCGTTGGTCGCCCACCTGGCATTTCGCCGCGGCCGCCTTCGCGGGTGGTGTGTTGCTCATGGCCGTCGTCAGGTGGCTGCCGGGCCACGCTCGCGAGTTGAAACGGGTAACGGGAGCGGCCACGGGCCGAGGTCGCCCCGCCCGCCGCCCCGCGCTGTGGTGGCTTGCCGCCATCGCACTGTGCTCGGCGATAGCCGAAAGCGCCAGTTCCGACTGGTCCGCGCTGCTGCTCGCCACCGAGCAAGGCACGGGAGAGGGCCTCGCCGCGCTCGCGTTCGCCGGCTTCACACTGTCGATGGCACTCGCGCGGCTCGCGGGGTCGTGGGCGCAGGCAAGGTTCGGTCCGGCGCGGGTGCTCGTCAGTGGTGCCGCGCTGGCCGGCTTCGGGTTGGTGGCAGCGGCCGCCGTCGGTATCCCGTCGGTGAGCTACGCCGGCTTCGTGCTCGCGGGTGTGGGTCTGGCCGGGTGCTTCCCGATCGCGCTCGGGCTCGCCGGTGAAGCGGGTAAGCGTGCGGACGGCAGCGGTGGCGAACGAGAGGTGGCCTTCGTCACCGCCATCGCATACACCGGGTTCCTCGCGGGCCCACCCATGATCGGTGGCATCGCACACCTGACTTCGTTGTCGATGTCTTTCGTGGCCGTCGGCGTCATCGCTGCCGTGATCGCCCCCGCCACGGTCGCCGCCACGCGAGGGCTCGCGCGGGAACAGCCGCGTGCGGCCGACCTGGTCCGCTGACCGGGACTTCGCGAGGTCGGCCTACCCTCGTATCCGTGTCCACCGCAGCCGAACCCGCTCCGGCCGCCGCCACTCGTCGCCGCGCGGCCATGGCGCCGCTGCTGGCCGTCGCAGTGTTGTTGGCGACCGTGCTCGCTGTCGGCCTGGTCGCCCTGACGGGAGGGCTCAGCTACGCCGTCGCGGGGCTGACCGATCCCGGCGATGTCACCAGGTACGGCATCGTGGTGGTGCGTGTGGGCGCCGACGTCGCCGCGGCGGTCACCATCGGCTCGCTGCTGCTCGCGGCCTTCCTGGTGCCGCCACAGCGGTCGGGCACGTTGGCCGTGGACGGCTACGCCGCACTGCGGACGGCCGGCTCGGCAGCCTGGCTGTGGTTCGTTCTGGCCATGGCCTCGATGTTCTTCACCGCGGCCGACGGCGCTGGCAGGCCAGTCATGGAGGTCCTGAACCCGCAGGTGCTGCTCAACTACGTCGAGGCGATCGAGCAACCGAAGGCATGGCTGCTCACCGCGTTCGTCGCGATGCTGATCGCTTTGGGTTGCCGTCTGGTGTTGTCCTGGGGCTGGACGGCCGCGCTGTTCTTCGTCTCGGTAGGCGGCATCATCCCGATCGCGGCGACAGGGCATTCCGCCAGCGGCGGCTCGCACGACGTCGCGACCAACAGCCTGCTCTACCACCTCATCGGCGCCGCGGTGTGGGTCGGCGGGCTGATCGCGCTACTGGCCCACGCGCGGCGCGGCGGTGACCACCTGACGCTCGCGGCGGGTCGGTTTTCGAAGATCGCTCTGGTCAGTTGGGTGGCACTGGCGGCCTCCGGCGTGGTGAACGCGCTGGTGCGGGTGGCTCCGGAGCAGTTGTTGCGCACTGAATACGGCCTGCTCGTGCTCGGCAAGGTGGTCGCCCTCGTGGTGCTAGGCGTGTTCGGTCACCAGCATCGCAAGCGCGCACTGCCGCGATTGGCCGACTCCGGTTCCGCGAAAGGGCAGTTCGTGCGGCTGGCCGCTGTCGAAGTGCTCGTCATGTTCGTGACGATCGGCCTCGCCACGGCCCTGTCACGTACGCCGCCGCCCGCGGAGATCTACGCTCAGCCCTCGACGACCGAGCTGCTCATCGGTTACGACCTGCACGGCCCGCCCACCTTCGTGCGGCTGCTGACAGACTGGCGGTTCGACTTGGTGTACGGCACGGCCGCCATCGTGCTTGCCGTGCTCTACCTGGCGGGCGTGCGGCGGCTGCGCAGCCGGGGGGACAGCTGGCCCGCGGGTCGCACGGCGGCGTGGCTGGCAGGCACCGCGTTGCTGCTGTTGGCCACGTCCTCCGGCATCGGACGTTACGCACCCGCGATGTTCAGCGTGCACATGGTCAACCACATGCTGCTGTCCATGTTCGTTCCGGTACTGCTCGTGCTGGGAGGAC encodes:
- a CDS encoding helix-turn-helix domain-containing protein, which produces MARDRNELGSFLRSRREKVDAASAGVVHTTRRRVKGLRREELALLAGLSPSYYTRIEQGRDRHPSREILDALARVLLLNDTERAHLWSLAMPSLAPATPHAASAHTVRPGVLHLLERWADMPAFVVGPSRDVLAGTPLAARVNPAWSVGHNLIEFTFLDPRAREVYPDWNEISTQAVAGLRATAATRGAELDGFVAGMRERSETFRALWDSHDVHDRVTGEKQLRVDGVGLVRLSFETFAIAGPEGHVLYVYFLQPGSENHEALSSLG
- a CDS encoding peptidase inhibitor family I36 protein yields the protein MHSHLAFLRTWLPGVLVLTTLLLSGSTAANATQSPTPSPSQAHSCQKGEFCSWPEPDYGGAVIRFDLRNTNPEECMPFPDGFEANAFANHIDRHVTVYQDRECSTEADFSTYPGPGTFVPRSPYVVRAIQIWN
- a CDS encoding LacI family DNA-binding transcriptional regulator — its product is MASTRRKQPTLDDVAQAVGVSRATVSNAYNRPDQLSAELRDEVLRAARRLGYPGPDPVARSLATKRADAIAFMLDTGLSSAFSDPALSITLDALAAVVDAEGHALLLLPGGDHGGPRAQRVLSAQADLAVAYSLADGAPALRAVRDRGLPLVVIDQPVVSGSARVEVDDTGGAMAAARHLVELGHRQVGVLSAQCLSEPRDGPLSIAEALSSRFRDNRDRLAGYLEVLASAGVPGEEVPVWETSGISREQAFHATVGLLRSRPRLTALLCMSDELALAALSAARHLGLRVPQELSVVGFDDTPPARWAEPPLTTVRQDLVRKGTVAGELALRLLAGRKPPKPLTLPTELVVRESTAAPSR
- a CDS encoding MFS transporter; the protein is MARRMSVVLIFAFNGATLGSWAPRTPALAEQIDAGPGRFGLALLAGSVGMLLAAAMSGRLVERFGSRAVIVASGLAVCGVLPLLGYAPSLAWFGIALFGLGMTSGALDVAMNMAGVVVERWEGKPIMPLFHAGFSFGALAGSGMAALAAAARWSPTWHFAAAAFAGGVLLMAVVRWLPGHARELKRVTGAATGRGRPARRPALWWLAAIALCSAIAESASSDWSALLLATEQGTGEGLAALAFAGFTLSMALARLAGSWAQARFGPARVLVSGAALAGFGLVAAAAVGIPSVSYAGFVLAGVGLAGCFPIALGLAGEAGKRADGSGGEREVAFVTAIAYTGFLAGPPMIGGIAHLTSLSMSFVAVGVIAAVIAPATVAATRGLAREQPRAADLVR
- a CDS encoding cytochrome c oxidase assembly protein gives rise to the protein MAPLLAVAVLLATVLAVGLVALTGGLSYAVAGLTDPGDVTRYGIVVVRVGADVAAAVTIGSLLLAAFLVPPQRSGTLAVDGYAALRTAGSAAWLWFVLAMASMFFTAADGAGRPVMEVLNPQVLLNYVEAIEQPKAWLLTAFVAMLIALGCRLVLSWGWTAALFFVSVGGIIPIAATGHSASGGSHDVATNSLLYHLIGAAVWVGGLIALLAHARRGGDHLTLAAGRFSKIALVSWVALAASGVVNALVRVAPEQLLRTEYGLLVLGKVVALVVLGVFGHQHRKRALPRLADSGSAKGQFVRLAAVEVLVMFVTIGLATALSRTPPPAEIYAQPSTTELLIGYDLHGPPTFVRLLTDWRFDLVYGTAAIVLAVLYLAGVRRLRSRGDSWPAGRTAAWLAGTALLLLATSSGIGRYAPAMFSVHMVNHMLLSMFVPVLLVLGGPVTLALRALPAAGRDAAPGPREWLLAAVHSPVARVLTNPIVALFLFVGSFYGLYYSGLFDTALNYHWAHLAMNAHFLLAGYVFFWPAIGVDPAPRRLPPLGKLGLVFAAIPFHAFFGVTLMNMQTVIGETFYRGLNLPWVGDLLTDQQLGGGITWASGELPVVIVMVALLMQWARADEREARRRDRREDATGGQDLAAYNAMLKRLAEQGEPRR